CCAACTCCTCCGTGCCACCGACCAGCGACCCATCGTTACCGCCGAAAATCATCAAGTGCGAAGGTCCCAGGGGAATCGCGGGAGAGGGTGCGGCGGCCACCGGCCAGGGCAGGTCCGCCAGACGCTCCCACCCCTGGCCGGGCCGGTACCGATAGGCATCCGTGAGGAAATTGTACGAGATCCCGCCGGCGGCGTCGGAATGCGGCTCCACTCCGCTGAAGAGGTAGAAAGCGCCGTTCAGCGAAGCAGCCACCGCGTCGTACCGCGCCGGCCCCGGCCAGGGCTCCAGCCGGCGCCAACCCGCCGAGGGGTTGGTCAGGTCCAGGCTCCAGAAGGTGCGCTGCGCCACCGAGTCGCCAGGGGCACGCACGCCACCCGCGATGTACAGCACCTCTCCCACCCGCGCACCGCTCGCGAAGGCGACCGGCTCGGGGAGCGGCGGCAGACGCTCCTCCGCCACCACCCGCCCGTTCACCCACCTGAGCGAGAGAACATCGGCGAAGTGCTCCTCGGCGTTCCCGCCTCCCAGGCAGAGGACCTCGTCCCCCACCGTGAAGGGTACCGCATACCCACGCGGCTGCGGCAGGGAGTCGCTCGTGTGCCACCTCAATTCCCCTCTGTCGGCGGAGGAGAGCGCCCAGGTGGCACGCGTCCACACCTTCGTGCCGCCGCTGAGCAGGGGCACGGGGAAGTGCGCTCCCCCCGCGACGACCAGGGCGCCGTTGGAGACTCCGGCGCACGGTCCGGCCACCCCGAGCGGTTCAGGTAGCTCCGCCAGCTGCTCCCAGCTGTACCACCCCCTGCTGGCGGGAGCGTCCTGGGCGCGCGCGTGATCGACCGTGCTGCCGAGGCCGATCATCAACGCCATTACGGGGGCGGTGAAGAGAGGACGCACGGGCTCAGTATCCGGGGTTCTGTTCCAGGCTCGAGTTGAGGCTCAACGTGCTCTGCGAGATCGGCCAGAGCAACAGGTGATCCTGGCCGGCCCGGTTCTGAAGGCTCGGGACGAGCTCGAACGCCTTGCCGAAGCGTACCAGATCCCACCAGCGCTTCCCCTCGAAGGCGAGCTCCAGCAGCCGCTCCCGTAGGATGGCTGCGTCGTTCTCCTCCTGACTGCCGCTGGTGAACCGGTGCTGCTGGAAGGCGTCGCCGTACGCCCGCTCCCGGACCATGTTGATCTCCGTGGACGGATCCTGGCCCAGCCCGTTCCTCGCCTCGGCGATCATCAGCAGCACGTCGGCGTAGCGGTACAGGATGACATCGTCGAGGAAGCGCCGGGCGCCCGCCTCCACGAAGCCCCTGAACTTGGTGACCGCCGAGGCATAGAAGGTCGAGTCTCCGTTTTCGTCGAGCGTGTACAGCTCGGCGAAGGTGGCGTCCTTGCGCGCGTCATCCTCACTGAACTGATCGCGCAGTACCTGGGAGGGAGCCCACCGGTTCAGCCCGCCTCCCACGCCAATGAGCTCCCTGGATTCGGGATCGACGTTGACGGGGATCTGGTCGTCGCGCAGGTACATGGAGTTGGCATACATCTCCGCCGACTCCAGATCCTGGAAGCGGACCGCCATCAGGATCTCCGCGTTGCCCTTGTTCTCGTAGCGGAAGATGTCGTCGAAGTCCTCGAGCAGTGCCACGTCGGCGTCCTGGACCTGCTGCAGGGCCTGCAACGCGGTGTTCAGGTCCGCGGCACCCCCACCCCCCCGCTTCGCCGTCCACAGGTAGACGTCTCCCTTGAGCGCGTTCACCGCCGCGCGCGACCACTGGCAGCGGCAGTCAGTGAATCCGTCGTCGGGGAAGAGCGCCAGCGCCTGCTCGAGGTCCGCCTTGATGAGGTCGAAGACCTGGCTCACCTCCGCGCGCTCGCGGAAGGCGCTCTGCTGGTCGTATCCCTCCGTGGGCTCCGTGACGATCGGAACGCCTCCCCAGGTGCGGGCCATGATGAAGTACACGTACGCCCGCATCGCATAGGCTTCCGCCAGGATCGCGTTCCTCTCGGCCTCGCTGCCGAACTCGACCTCGGGTACGTATTTGAGGATGAGGTTGGCGTCGTGGACGACGGTATAGAGTCGCAGCCAGTCGGGGCCGGCGCTGGTCGCGTCGAGGGTGTTCAGGAAGTAGCGCTCGCGCCCCTCGGAGGCCTGCAGCCCGTAGCTCAGCTCCTCGCTCCGCGCGCCTCCCCAGATGTAGAGGTTCTGGCTCGCCTGGTCGCGGAAGCGGGTGTACATGCCGTACAGCGCGCCCCGCGCGTCGTCGGAGGTCTTCCAGAATGAGTTGACGGTGATGATGCTGGTGGGATCCACGGCCAGTTCGTCCGTGCATCCCGCCGTGAGCAGAAGCCCGCAAGCCGCGAGTGCGGCAGTGATTGCGCGTTTCATCGGATGGCTCCGTTCAGAAGCGGCTGGTAGACGGTGCATCAGAACCCGAGGTCGAGACCGATGGCGAGATTACGCGGCAGCGGATAGCGGCCGCTGTCGGTCCCGCCGTCCTCGGGCAGCAGCCCCTTGTAGGCGGTGAAGTAGTGCAGGTTGCTACCGGCCAGGTAGATGCGCGCGTAGTCGACGCCCAGTCGCTCGAACCAGCTCGCCGGGGGACGATAGCTGAGGGTCACCTCACGCAGGGCGAGGTAATCGCCCTTCTCGTAGTAGTAGGAGGTCCCTCGATTGTCGCGGAAGATATTGTTCTGCGCGAGCTGGTCGGCCCAGTAGTAGCGTGGGATGTCCGTTTTGTCGCCCGGCTTCTGCCAGGAGCGGAGCACCTCCTTGGACATGCCGATGTCGCCCTGGGTCTGGCCGTTGAGCGCCAGGAGGGTCTGGTTGAAGATCGTGTGGCCGGTGGCGAAGTCCATCCGCACCAGCAGGTCCAGGTCCCCGTAGCCGAGTTGGGTGCTGAACCCGCCCGTCCATTTCGGGAAGATGTTGCCCACGTAGACCTGGTCGCGGGTGTCGATGATGCCGTTCTGATCGAGGTCCGCGAAGATCGCGTCGCCGGCTCGCTTGTGCTTGTCCTCGCGGGGGACGAGCATGTCCAGCGGCCCGGCGGCGGCCTCCTCGTCGGTCGAGTAGACGCCGAGCTGCTTGTAGATGTACAGGTCTCCCAGCCGCCCGCCCTCCTGCAGGCCACCTCTCCACACGTAGTCGCCCACGTCCGGGTCGTAGACCAGGATCCCACCGATCCGGTTGCGCTCGTTCCCGTTGTCCGGCAGGCGCAGGATCTTGTTCTGATTGGTCGCGGCGTTGAAGGCGACCGACCAGCGTAGCGGCGCACCGGGCGGCAACACGTCCACGCTCGCCTCCACCTCGTAGCCGCGATTCTCCAGTGACCCCAGGTTGGTGAGGATGCTGGAGAAGCCGGTGGACTGCGGCAGCGCCAGCGAGGTCAGCAGGTCGTCGGTGACGCGCCGGTAGTAGTCGAAGAGGACGGTGGCGCGGTCGTCGAAGAGCCCCAAGTCGAAGCCGACGTCGAAGGTCCGTGAGCGCTCCCAGCGCAGCTCCGGGTTGGCCATCCGGTTGTTCAGGATGGCGGCGTTGCCCGCGTACCTGGAGCCGACGTCGTACTCGCCCTGCGCGTGGAAATCGGAGAGGCCGCTGATGTTGCCGCTCGTGCCGTAGCTGGCCCGCAGCTTCAGCGTGGAGAAGGCGGGCGGCAGGTTCGCCCAGAAGCTCTCCTGGTGCAGGTTCCAGCCGGCCGAGATTCCGGGGAAGAATCCCCAGCGGTTGCTCTCTCCCAGGTTGGACGCACCGTCGTAGCGGGCGGTGAGGGAGAGCAGGTACTTCTGCGCAAAGTCGTAGTTGAGACGTCCGAAGAAGCCGATGATGACCTGGTCCGTCGCCGTGCTGGAGACGGAGGTCGGCTCGGAGGAGGCGTTCAGCGTCGGGATCAGGTCGGTGGAGGCGCCGCGGCCGGCGGCGGAGAGGCCATACAGCTTGCGATCGTAGTAAGAGGCGCCCCCCTTGATCTCGACATTATGACTGTCGCCGAACAGGTGATCGAAGGTGAGGACCGCGTCTGCCTGCCGCTGCCAGTGCGTGCTGTGCGACGCCGAGGCATCGCGCGAGTCGACGAACTGCGTGGGCGTGTTGAAGTAGGACATCTGGAAGCGGTTGTCGATGCCCTTGGTGGTGTAGAGCGCCACGGAGGGCTCGAGCGAGAGGCCCGGTACGATGTCCCAGATGCCCCGCAGACCCAGGCTGAAGCGGTCGAAGCTGTTCTTCGCCTTGGTCCGGCCCAGGTGGTACAGCGGGTTGCCGATGCTACGGTTCTGACCCGGCGCGAGGGTGCCGTCCTCATAGTACAGCTTGGCGGTGGGCGGCAGCGCCAGCGCGCGCTGGAAGATCTCGAAGTCGCTGAAGACGCGGTTATCACTCGAGTTGCTGAACCCCAGGTCGCCGTAGAGGGTGAGGTTGTCACGGGCGCGGACCCGCCCGCCCATGTCGAGGGTGAGGCGCTCGTACCCGGTGGTGATCGCCACCCCTTCATCCTTCAGGTAACCCACCCCGAAGTTGTATCCCACGCTCTCGGTCCCGCCGGCGACGGAGAGGTAGTGGTTCTGGGTCAGGGCGTCCTGGAAGAGCACGTCCTGCCAGTCCGTCTCCTTGAAGATGATGGTCTTCGAGGGGTCGAGCGGGTCGGGCATGCTCTCCCACCCCTCGTTCAGCTTGTGCTCGTTCTCGGGGGTGAGATACTGGGGAGTGAAGGCGGTGCGGTTACTCAGGTCGTTGCCGACGCCGGAGCCCGTAGGCAGGTCGAGCCGCGAGCGCCGCGAGGGATCCAGCTCCGCGGTCGCCGCGATGCCCAGGCGGTTGAAGTAGATGTAGTCGCGGGCGGAGGCGAGCGGCAGACGCTTCGCCAGTCCCGAGAACTGGAAGCTGGTCGAGTAGTTGATGCTCGGCTCGCCCTGGCCCTGCTTGGTCGTGACGATCACCACGCCGTTGGAGGCGCGGGCGCCGTAGATGGCGGTCGCCGCGGCGTCCTTGAGCACCTGGACGCTCTCGATGTCCAGCGGATTGAGGTCGTTGATGTTCGGCCGGATGATCCCGTCGACGATGTAGAGGGGAGTCGATCCGTTGGGGTTGTTGATGGAGGTGCC
Above is a window of Longimicrobiaceae bacterium DNA encoding:
- a CDS encoding RagB/SusD family nutrient uptake outer membrane protein, translated to MKRAITAALAACGLLLTAGCTDELAVDPTSIITVNSFWKTSDDARGALYGMYTRFRDQASQNLYIWGGARSEELSYGLQASEGRERYFLNTLDATSAGPDWLRLYTVVHDANLILKYVPEVEFGSEAERNAILAEAYAMRAYVYFIMARTWGGVPIVTEPTEGYDQQSAFRERAEVSQVFDLIKADLEQALALFPDDGFTDCRCQWSRAAVNALKGDVYLWTAKRGGGGAADLNTALQALQQVQDADVALLEDFDDIFRYENKGNAEILMAVRFQDLESAEMYANSMYLRDDQIPVNVDPESRELIGVGGGLNRWAPSQVLRDQFSEDDARKDATFAELYTLDENGDSTFYASAVTKFRGFVEAGARRFLDDVILYRYADVLLMIAEARNGLGQDPSTEINMVRERAYGDAFQQHRFTSGSQEENDAAILRERLLELAFEGKRWWDLVRFGKAFELVPSLQNRAGQDHLLLWPISQSTLSLNSSLEQNPGY
- a CDS encoding TonB-dependent receptor, translated to MRALLRATCPVPVLLLTLVLPARAQQNVAGTVTSAATGEPLAEVTITVQGTATTALTDSLGRFSLTTAPDATLVFRRVGYQEQSVALEGRTMLQVVLAPHVTQLEELVVVGYGEQSRATLTTSVSKLDTTTLRNIPYATPASALKGTIPGLRVQSTTGQPGEAPRIVLRGGTSINNPNGSTPLYIVDGIIRPNINDLNPLDIESVQVLKDAAATAIYGARASNGVVIVTTKQGQGEPSINYSTSFQFSGLAKRLPLASARDYIYFNRLGIAATAELDPSRRSRLDLPTGSGVGNDLSNRTAFTPQYLTPENEHKLNEGWESMPDPLDPSKTIIFKETDWQDVLFQDALTQNHYLSVAGGTESVGYNFGVGYLKDEGVAITTGYERLTLDMGGRVRARDNLTLYGDLGFSNSSDNRVFSDFEIFQRALALPPTAKLYYEDGTLAPGQNRSIGNPLYHLGRTKAKNSFDRFSLGLRGIWDIVPGLSLEPSVALYTTKGIDNRFQMSYFNTPTQFVDSRDASASHSTHWQRQADAVLTFDHLFGDSHNVEIKGGASYYDRKLYGLSAAGRGASTDLIPTLNASSEPTSVSSTATDQVIIGFFGRLNYDFAQKYLLSLTARYDGASNLGESNRWGFFPGISAGWNLHQESFWANLPPAFSTLKLRASYGTSGNISGLSDFHAQGEYDVGSRYAGNAAILNNRMANPELRWERSRTFDVGFDLGLFDDRATVLFDYYRRVTDDLLTSLALPQSTGFSSILTNLGSLENRGYEVEASVDVLPPGAPLRWSVAFNAATNQNKILRLPDNGNERNRIGGILVYDPDVGDYVWRGGLQEGGRLGDLYIYKQLGVYSTDEEAAAGPLDMLVPREDKHKRAGDAIFADLDQNGIIDTRDQVYVGNIFPKWTGGFSTQLGYGDLDLLVRMDFATGHTIFNQTLLALNGQTQGDIGMSKEVLRSWQKPGDKTDIPRYYWADQLAQNNIFRDNRGTSYYYEKGDYLALREVTLSYRPPASWFERLGVDYARIYLAGSNLHYFTAYKGLLPEDGGTDSGRYPLPRNLAIGLDLGF